AGTAAATAAACGCCCAATACCAAACCTACTACGGCGACAACCACAAAAATGGTCCGAACAATTTCTGCCTTGAAAGTTGTCGTGAATAGCGAGGTAATACTGGAGAATGCCAGAGTGAGGAGAAACACCGCGAAATTGAACTGCGTTCCCACTGATCCGCCTTTCTCTAAAATCTCCAGTTCGCTGTCTTTGACCTCGTAGATATCAATAGAACCTACGCGGGCAACCCGGACTGATACAGTCTGGTTGTCATTAGAAGGAGAAGGAGGTAGAGGCGGCATCTTAGAGATTATCCTTTAACCACTTATCGTGCTTATCGCCGAAACTGTTAACCCATGCAGCTTCGGTGCCAGACCGAATCACGAATATCCGATCGCTTTTATCCGAAAGACCCATGAGTTTGTCACGAACCTGGACGGCAGTTTCGTTGGTCTTAATAGCCCAACAAGACTTATTAATAGGACAGTAGATCTTATAGGATACGAGAGAATCTTTTATTCGCTTCCGAGACTCTTCGGATACCGTTTCAAATATGACAATGTAGCATTTCATTTCTTGTAGTCTGCCCTGTACAGACGGTTGTTCGAGTGGTCAAAGATTTAAACGTGACGGTTTTGCCAAACATGGTCTCAAACAAGCCATCCATGCAGTCTTGAGTATCTCTGGAGCGGTTGCTTTCATTCAGACGGATTGATTATTGTAGAATAATTGATCTTTGTCATTTGACCAAACCCTTTTTGCAGCTATATCTTCCCTCACTCGGTTATGGAAAAAACGGAGGGATTCTGAACCCTTTTTACTGCGATTCGGTTTCCACGGTCTCTTGCTTGGCGGACTTTTTCTGGTACTTGCGACGGAATTTCTCGACCCTGCCTTCTTTTTTATAGTGCTTTTCCCTTCCTGTGTAGAAAGGGTGAGAGTCGCTTGAGATTTCCACGCTTATAAGCGGATACTCGTTTCCGTCTTCCCATTTGGTGGTTTCCTCGGATGTTCTGGTCGAACGCGTAAGGAACATATGCCCGGTGAACGAATCCTTAAAAACCACATAGTTGTAATCTGGGTGAATATCTTTTTTCATTTTGTCTGTCCAGTGTTTTTTTGAGAAAGGAAATTCTATACGACTATAAAATTTTGTAAAGCGCGTCGCGGCACCGGCCTTTTCCTACTGCTAAGTTCGGGAAAGAATTTCGGCGGCTTTTTTCGCGAAATAAGTGATTACAATGTCGGCGCCGGCCCTTTTTATACTCAGGAGACTTTCAAGAACTGTTTTTTCCTCTTCAAGCCAGCCCGATTCACACGCCGTCTTTATCATAAGGTACTCTCCGCTTACCTGATAGGCTGCCACCGGAAGATCAGTGTTTTCCCGGAACAGTGATACGAGATCCAGGTAGTACCCGGCAGGTTTCACCATCACCATGTCCGCTCCTTCCTCCTCGTCCAGGATCAATTCCCGCAGCGCTTCTGTTGAGTTCGCGGGGTCCATCTGATAGGTCATCTTGTCCCCTCCCCTCGGCGCTGAGTCAAGCGCTCCGCGAAACGGTCCGTAAAAAGAGGAAGCATACTTGGCCGTATAAGACATTATCGAAACGTTCGTATAGCCCTCTTCATCAAGAATTTCCCTGATAGCCCCGACTCTCCCGTCCATCATGTCGCTCGGCGCGACTATGTCGGCTCCCGCAGCGGCGTGGCAGAGAGCCTGCTTGCACAGCGCCTCAACGGTAATGTCGTTGAGTATTTCCCCGGATGGAGATACCACCCCGTCGTGTCCGTCACTTGAGTAAGGATCAAGAGCGATGTCCGTTATGACAGAGACTTCGGGAACCTGTTTCTTTACGGCGGCTACGGCTTTTGGCACAAGCCCTCTGGGGTTGTAGGATTCTTCGGCGAAGGGAGATTTAAGGCCGTCTTCGACCGCCGGGAAAATCATTACGGCCCCGATACCCAGAGCGTGGGCTTCTCTTACCTCCTCAACGAGGCCTGAAACGCTCAACCTTCTGCACCCGGGCATGGACTCTATCTCCTCATCGTGATTCTTGTCGTGTATGAAAAGCGGGTACACGAGATCCCCGGGCAAAAGCCAGGTTTTCCGGACGAGATTTCTTATGGAGCGGGATTTGCGGTTTCTTCTCGGTCTTGCGCAGATGTCAAGAGACGGCGTGTCTTTTTCCGGCGTCTTTGTCTTTTTCCCCTGTTTCAAGGTCTCTGTCTCTCCTCTGTTCTGTACGTGGCATTGAAATTCGCTACGAAAATGAAACCTGTGTAAACAGCAAAAGGCAAGAACCAGCGGCAAGCGGGGACACCGCGGTTCTGCGTTCCGCGCTTTTAAAAACCGCCCGGAGTTGTTATAATCGGCACGCACAGGGGAGGTAACAGTGAGCGGACAGCAAACCCGGAGAGCTTCCGATACCTACACAATGGGGTACAGTGAGGATTTCGAGAAACTGCTCAGACGCGGAAACGCGCGGACAAACGCGGCGCACCTGCTCCCGTGTCTTAAGCCCGGCATGCTGGTCATTGATCTCGACTGCGGCCCCGGAACTATTTCCATGGGTCTTGTCGAAGCTGTCTTTCCGGGGGAACTGCACGGAGTGGACATGGAGTCCTCGCAGGTCGAGATGGCAAAGGCCGCGGCGAAGTCTGCCAGGGTCGCAACCGCGCACTTTCACACGGCGGAGATTACCGATCTGCCATTTGAGGATGACTCGTTTGACGTGGCGCATTTTCACGGCGTGCTTATACATGTCCCGGACATCATGGCGGCGCTTGGCGAAGCCCGAAGGGTGCTTAAGCCCGGGGGTATTGTCTCCGCGAGAGAGATGTCTGTTGAATCGTCGTTTTACGAACCTGGATTGCGGGAGCAGTTTGCGACCTTCGCGAAACTGGTTACCGCAAACGGCGGCCATCCCGAAATAGGCAGGGAGCTTAAACGGCTTCTTCTTCAGGCGGGATTCTCGGACGTGGAAGCCGGCTTTTCCTTTGAACCTTTCTGCGCTCGGGAAGATGTTGAATTTCTCTACCATTTCGCTTCTGACTGGTTTTTCTCCGCTGAAACCCGCGCGGCAGCCGTCGGGTACGGAATCGCGACCGGGGAGCAGTTCGATGAGTGGCGCCGGAGACTTGATGAGTGGAAAGATACTCCCGGGGCGGTGGCGGCCTTCGCATGGGGAGAGGCAACGGGGCGCGGATAGGGATTTCCCAGGCCATACTTCCAAGACCTGACCCCTGGTCGTCTTGCCGATTTTCCCTTCTCGCACTGCCTGTCCCGAAACATTCTGCTGTGCGAAAACGGGTTTTATCCGCAAGCTGGCCTTGTCAGGATGACAATCAGCCTTATTTTTACTGTGTGAAAGCGGTAATTTATTACGAGGGAGGTTTCAGATGACCGAGCAGAAAACAGAGAAGCACGAATTTCAGGCCGAAGTGCGGAGGCTTATGGATATAGTTATCAATTCCCTGTACACCGACAGGGAAATATTCATCAGGGAACTGGTTTCAAACGCCTCCGACGCTCTTGAGAAGCTCAGGTACATACAGCTTACAGAAAAGGAAATATACGACGACTCTCTGCCGCTTGAAATCGAAATATCCACTTCAAGCGAAGACAATACGATCACCTTTACCGATTACGGCGTCGGGATGAGCAGAAAGGAGCTTGTGGAGAATCTGGGAACGATAGCCCGCTCCGGTTCAAGGAGCTTCCTTGAGGCCGTGGAGAAAAGCGGAATCAAGGGGGGAGACCTGATCGGGCAGTTCGGCGTAGGCTTTTACAGTTCCTTTATGGCCGCCGATTCTGTTGAGGTGCTTACCCGGGGCTACAGGAAGAATTCGGAGCACCTAGTGTGGCGAAGCCGCGGCGACGGGACTTTTGAAATAACGAAGGGAAAGGGGCACAGAAGAGGCACTAAGGTCGTTGTGTCTCTGAGAGAAGAGGCAAGGGAGTTCTCCGATCCTGACACGGTAAGGGAGATTCTGAGAAAATACTCCGCGTTTGTTCCTTTCCCGCTTAAGCTCGACGGCGAGCAGATAAATACCACGGAAGCCATCTGGCTTCGCAGCAAGAGCGAGATCACAGACCAAGAGTACGGCGGTTTCTACAGGTTCCAGACAAACTCCTTTGACGAACCCCGGTACAGGCTCCATTTCTCTTCCGAGGCCCCGATTGACATGAACGTGCTTCTGTTCGTACCTGAGGACAACATGGAGCGCCTCGGATTCGGAAGGATGGATCCTGCTGTCAGCCTTTACTCAAGGAGGGTGCTTATCGACGCGTCACCGAAAAACCTTCTCCCCGAATGGGCGAGGTTTCTCAAGGGAGTGGTGGACAGCGCCGACATTCCCCTTAACATCTCAAGGGAGACCATGCAGGACAGCTCTCTTGTTAAGAAACTCAGCTCTGCCATT
This genomic stretch from Candidatus Dadabacteria bacterium harbors:
- a CDS encoding type B 50S ribosomal protein L31 codes for the protein MKKDIHPDYNYVVFKDSFTGHMFLTRSTRTSEETTKWEDGNEYPLISVEISSDSHPFYTGREKHYKKEGRVEKFRRKYQKKSAKQETVETESQ
- the hemB gene encoding porphobilinogen synthase — translated: MKQGKKTKTPEKDTPSLDICARPRRNRKSRSIRNLVRKTWLLPGDLVYPLFIHDKNHDEEIESMPGCRRLSVSGLVEEVREAHALGIGAVMIFPAVEDGLKSPFAEESYNPRGLVPKAVAAVKKQVPEVSVITDIALDPYSSDGHDGVVSPSGEILNDITVEALCKQALCHAAAGADIVAPSDMMDGRVGAIREILDEEGYTNVSIMSYTAKYASSFYGPFRGALDSAPRGGDKMTYQMDPANSTEALRELILDEEEGADMVMVKPAGYYLDLVSLFRENTDLPVAAYQVSGEYLMIKTACESGWLEEEKTVLESLLSIKRAGADIVITYFAKKAAEILSRT
- a CDS encoding class I SAM-dependent methyltransferase, with product MSGQQTRRASDTYTMGYSEDFEKLLRRGNARTNAAHLLPCLKPGMLVIDLDCGPGTISMGLVEAVFPGELHGVDMESSQVEMAKAAAKSARVATAHFHTAEITDLPFEDDSFDVAHFHGVLIHVPDIMAALGEARRVLKPGGIVSAREMSVESSFYEPGLREQFATFAKLVTANGGHPEIGRELKRLLLQAGFSDVEAGFSFEPFCAREDVEFLYHFASDWFFSAETRAAAVGYGIATGEQFDEWRRRLDEWKDTPGAVAAFAWGEATGRG
- the htpG gene encoding molecular chaperone HtpG, translated to MTEQKTEKHEFQAEVRRLMDIVINSLYTDREIFIRELVSNASDALEKLRYIQLTEKEIYDDSLPLEIEISTSSEDNTITFTDYGVGMSRKELVENLGTIARSGSRSFLEAVEKSGIKGGDLIGQFGVGFYSSFMAADSVEVLTRGYRKNSEHLVWRSRGDGTFEITKGKGHRRGTKVVVSLREEAREFSDPDTVREILRKYSAFVPFPLKLDGEQINTTEAIWLRSKSEITDQEYGGFYRFQTNSFDEPRYRLHFSSEAPIDMNVLLFVPEDNMERLGFGRMDPAVSLYSRRVLIDASPKNLLPEWARFLKGVVDSADIPLNISRETMQDSSLVKKLSSAITKRFLKFLEQGSADDPKSYGDFYGKFGFFIKEGVASDFEHKEQLRGLLRFESSRKGKGELVSFEDYISGMGEGREEIYYLLGSARDAIENGPHMEFFRKEDIEVLFIYEPIDEFVMSTLGEYGGKKIVSGDSVDIGVADKDAESSSRRPSEEEKSLCGWMKEVLGERVGDVRVSRRLVESPAAAFNSDSTMTQGMKRIMRNMSAGTGIRSVVRLEINVDHALIKNLASMKEKDGELAATIVEQLFDNTLLAAGYMENPGSMVGRITKLLERLSSG